The DNA segment CGGCCGGCATCCGCCGTTTCATGGAAGCCGGCAAGCTCAGCGTGCAGAAAGGCCTCTGCGTGGTGGCCGGCACCCAGCGCCGCCATGACCCGGCCTACCAGGAATGGATCAAGCGTATCCAGAACGGTGAAATCGGCGAAGTGGAGGCCGCCCGTGTATTCTGGAACGGCGGCGAGCTGTGGAGCTACCCGCGCCAGGCCGGCTGGAGCGACATGGAATACCAGTGCCGCAACTGGTACTATTTCTGCTGGATCTGCGGCGACCACATCGTCGAGCAGCACGTGCACAACATCGACGTGATCAACTGGCTGCTGAACGCCCACCCGGTCAAGGCCCTGGGCACCGGCGGCCGCATCGTGCGCACCGAGCCGCTGTTCGGCAACATCTACGACCATTTCGTGGTCGATTTCGAGTATCCCAACGGCATGCACATGATGTCCAGTTGCCGTCAGTGGAACAACACCGACACCCTGATCGCCGAGTTCGTCAGCGGCTCCACCGGCCGGGCCGACACCAACGGCCTGATCAAGATGCGCGGCAAGACCAACTGGCGCTACCAGGGCGCGCAAGTCAACCCCTACGTGCAGGAGCATGTGGACCTGCTGGGCTGCATCCGCAAGGGCGCCAAGATCAACGAGTCCCAGAACGTGGCCGAATCGACACTGACCGGGATCATGGGCCGCGAGAGCGCCTACACGGGCAAGGAAATCACCT comes from the bacterium genome and includes:
- a CDS encoding Gfo/Idh/MocA family oxidoreductase, producing MSEEFSSRHQNRRDFLRTGALAASALAGFSIVKNAWGQSADPIKIGLIGCGGRGTGAVDNCISAAPNVHLVAMADIFQDHLDKCLAKLKDPKREGGPLPNIDVTKDKCFVGFDAYQKLLATDVDLVILTTPPGFRPLHFEAAVKAGKHVFTEKPVATDPAGIRRFMEAGKLSVQKGLCVVAGTQRRHDPAYQEWIKRIQNGEIGEVEAARVFWNGGELWSYPRQAGWSDMEYQCRNWYYFCWICGDHIVEQHVHNIDVINWLLNAHPVKALGTGGRIVRTEPLFGNIYDHFVVDFEYPNGMHMMSSCRQWNNTDTLIAEFVSGSTGRADTNGLIKMRGKTNWRYQGAQVNPYVQEHVDLLGCIRKGAKINESQNVAESTLTGIMGRESAYTGKEITWDQIMASPLDLQPKTYAFGPLPERPLPIPGKTTR